From the genome of Nocardia sp. NBC_01503, one region includes:
- a CDS encoding arabinosyltransferase domain-containing protein, whose product MVGILLAVLTPLLPVRQDHASLDWPQAQSIQLTVPLVDYAPLALDVSIPCTALRDLATGTVLATVPVKSQGATGKGLLARIEDKNGSGRTLSVLLRDIPLLSVPMSEISTAAPTFAPNATSVGNGMPPGGTQTGGGARPAGTNPPPGSMPPPGATPPPGSTPPPGATPPPGSTPPPGATPPPGSTPPLGATPPPGSTPPPGATPPPGSTPPAGATPPAGSTPPGGATAPGGATSPGGVTPPGGGAPTTGGNPPPGASGDPGANSALGNDAGPAADPGPAAAPNCGALVVHSTSASTTAELTGLNRKDGTPYKTTVERDVRPQIVGVYTDLDRARVTDARLHADIDARFSSTPSAFKLAAIAGAVLCTLIALLCLHLIDTADGRRARRFLPARWWRFGPVDGVVLGTLALWHVIGANTSDDGYILTMARVSKHAGYTANYYRWFQVAEAPFGWPYEILAQMTRVSEASLWMRLPALSAGMLCWLVISREVLPRLGSRVRANSAARWTAGLVFLAIWLPFNNGLRPEPLIALGALLTWCSMERAIATRRLLPAAAAALIAAFSLAAGPSGLICLAALIAGSRSVIRTVIARARKDSDRNLVPRAESGSGGGSVGVSYTDSFGRLLRYGALIAPIVAAGVLVLVLVFADQTVASVLEAVRVRTAVGPNLTWVDEPTRWESLLSLTPDGSLARRFGILAMLLCLGICVLVARGRGGRIADTARGPVARVLGIVVMSLLLMMFTPTKWTHHFGVYAGLAAALAAITTVALSGNRIRAPYQRSLFGAAVLFLLAVTFTGSNGWWYVSGYGVSWPDRAPSFGGLSIATVFLMLTTLGLALAGWQYYREPAGTATPTGRFDRFRPLTIAAAALVLFEVGSMAQAAYEQYPAYSVALSNLRTLAGKDCAMADDVLVETDTPSSLLQPYTGKTADGLAADNAGFTANGVGDLMPDPGPGGKSGPPSGSGPPPGGGPGGGPGGPAGGPGGTTTETGINGSTVALPFGLDSARTPVLGSYATGDKQPAHLTTQWYRMDSAAARRDSAYRVLVLTVAGRIEGRQLRVEFAHRADDGTVQPLGDLLPPSVGGAPMWRNLPIALDRIPAQTNAIRLVATVDALTDKQWIAVTPPRLPRLATLDSVVGHSEPVLTDFHVGLAFPCQHPLDHKDGVAELPGWRITPDKLNSQVSSSWEDDSGGGPLGWINLVLQPRIVPAYLENDWTRDWGELQRFQFAANARAPQADIGVTVENRWGWTDDDPIKVK is encoded by the coding sequence GTGGTGGGCATACTGCTGGCGGTGCTGACACCGCTGCTACCGGTTCGGCAGGACCACGCGAGTCTGGATTGGCCGCAGGCGCAGTCGATTCAGTTGACCGTGCCACTGGTGGACTATGCACCGCTCGCGCTGGATGTGAGCATCCCGTGCACGGCGCTGCGCGACCTGGCCACCGGCACGGTGCTCGCCACCGTCCCGGTGAAATCCCAGGGCGCGACCGGCAAGGGTCTACTGGCCCGCATCGAGGACAAGAACGGCTCGGGCCGTACCCTCTCGGTCCTGCTCCGCGATATCCCCCTGCTCAGCGTGCCGATGAGCGAGATCTCGACAGCCGCACCCACATTCGCGCCGAACGCGACCAGCGTGGGCAATGGCATGCCGCCGGGTGGCACGCAGACGGGAGGCGGTGCACGGCCCGCGGGCACCAACCCGCCACCGGGCAGCATGCCACCTCCCGGCGCGACACCGCCCCCGGGCAGCACTCCTCCGCCCGGCGCGACCCCTCCGCCCGGCAGCACGCCACCTCCCGGCGCGACACCGCCCCCGGGCAGTACTCCTCCGCTCGGCGCGACCCCTCCGCCCGGCAGCACACCGCCACCCGGCGCGACACCGCCCCCGGGTAGCACTCCGCCCGCTGGCGCGACTCCCCCGGCGGGCAGTACTCCTCCCGGCGGTGCCACAGCTCCCGGCGGCGCGACTTCCCCCGGCGGTGTCACTCCTCCAGGAGGCGGCGCTCCGACGACCGGCGGCAATCCGCCGCCGGGTGCCAGCGGTGATCCCGGCGCCAACTCGGCACTCGGGAATGACGCCGGACCGGCCGCCGACCCGGGACCGGCCGCCGCGCCGAATTGCGGTGCGCTGGTGGTGCATTCGACTTCGGCCTCGACCACGGCCGAATTGACCGGGCTGAATCGCAAGGACGGAACGCCCTACAAGACGACGGTCGAGCGGGATGTGCGACCGCAGATCGTCGGCGTGTACACCGATTTGGATCGCGCGCGGGTGACCGATGCGCGATTGCACGCGGATATCGATGCGCGGTTCTCGTCGACGCCGAGCGCGTTCAAGCTCGCGGCGATTGCCGGGGCCGTGTTGTGCACGCTCATCGCGCTGCTCTGCCTGCACCTGATCGATACCGCCGACGGTCGCCGGGCACGCCGATTCCTGCCCGCGCGCTGGTGGCGGTTCGGGCCGGTCGACGGGGTCGTGCTCGGCACCTTGGCACTGTGGCATGTGATCGGAGCCAACACATCCGACGACGGCTACATCCTCACCATGGCGCGGGTGTCCAAGCACGCCGGGTACACGGCCAACTACTACCGCTGGTTCCAGGTTGCCGAGGCGCCGTTCGGCTGGCCGTACGAGATCCTCGCGCAGATGACGCGGGTGAGCGAAGCCAGTCTGTGGATGCGCCTGCCCGCCCTGTCGGCAGGCATGCTGTGCTGGCTGGTGATCAGCCGGGAAGTGCTGCCGCGCCTGGGTTCCCGGGTGCGTGCGAACTCCGCCGCCCGCTGGACCGCCGGACTGGTCTTCCTGGCGATCTGGTTGCCGTTCAACAACGGCCTGCGCCCGGAACCCCTCATCGCACTCGGGGCACTGCTCACCTGGTGTTCGATGGAGCGCGCCATTGCCACCCGCCGCCTGCTGCCCGCGGCCGCGGCGGCTTTGATCGCGGCTTTCTCCCTGGCAGCAGGCCCGAGCGGACTCATCTGCCTGGCCGCTCTGATCGCCGGTTCCCGCTCGGTCATTCGAACCGTAATCGCCCGAGCCCGAAAGGATTCCGACCGCAACCTCGTTCCGCGTGCCGAATCCGGCTCCGGCGGTGGCTCGGTCGGCGTCTCATACACCGATTCCTTCGGCCGACTGCTGCGATACGGCGCGCTGATCGCACCGATTGTGGCGGCCGGGGTGCTGGTGCTGGTGCTGGTGTTCGCGGATCAGACGGTGGCTTCGGTCCTGGAGGCCGTTCGGGTACGGACGGCCGTCGGGCCGAATCTGACCTGGGTGGATGAGCCGACGCGCTGGGAATCACTGCTGTCGCTGACGCCGGATGGTTCGCTGGCGCGGCGATTCGGGATCCTGGCAATGCTGCTCTGCCTCGGCATCTGTGTACTGGTGGCGCGCGGGCGCGGTGGGCGGATCGCGGATACGGCGCGCGGGCCGGTGGCCCGGGTGCTGGGCATTGTGGTCATGTCGCTGCTGTTGATGATGTTCACGCCGACCAAGTGGACGCACCACTTCGGCGTGTACGCGGGGCTGGCCGCCGCCCTGGCCGCGATCACCACGGTTGCGCTGAGCGGCAACAGAATCCGCGCGCCCTACCAGCGGTCGCTCTTCGGCGCGGCCGTACTGTTCCTGCTGGCGGTGACCTTCACCGGATCGAATGGCTGGTGGTATGTCTCCGGATACGGCGTCTCCTGGCCGGACCGCGCGCCGTCGTTCGGCGGGTTGAGCATTGCCACCGTCTTCCTGATGCTGACGACACTGGGCCTGGCACTGGCTGGCTGGCAGTACTACCGCGAGCCAGCCGGAACCGCCACTCCCACCGGCCGTTTCGACCGATTCCGCCCGCTGACCATCGCGGCCGCCGCCCTGGTGCTGTTCGAGGTGGGGTCCATGGCGCAGGCCGCGTACGAACAGTACCCGGCGTATTCGGTGGCGCTGTCCAACCTGCGCACGCTCGCGGGCAAGGACTGCGCCATGGCGGATGACGTGCTGGTGGAGACGGATACACCGAGTTCACTGCTCCAGCCGTACACCGGAAAGACCGCAGATGGTCTCGCCGCCGACAATGCCGGATTCACCGCCAATGGCGTCGGCGATCTCATGCCCGATCCCGGGCCGGGAGGAAAGTCGGGCCCACCGTCGGGCAGCGGACCGCCCCCGGGTGGCGGACCCGGCGGCGGCCCGGGCGGACCCGCGGGTGGCCCCGGCGGTACCACGACCGAGACCGGAATCAATGGCAGCACAGTCGCTTTGCCATTCGGCCTGGACTCGGCACGCACCCCCGTCCTGGGCAGCTACGCCACCGGCGACAAACAGCCCGCCCACCTGACCACCCAGTGGTATCGCATGGATTCGGCTGCCGCGCGGCGGGATTCCGCCTACCGAGTGCTGGTGTTGACCGTCGCCGGACGGATCGAAGGCCGGCAGCTACGAGTGGAGTTCGCGCACCGCGCCGATGACGGCACCGTGCAGCCCCTCGGCGATCTACTGCCGCCGAGTGTCGGCGGCGCGCCCATGTGGCGCAATCTGCCCATTGCCCTGGATCGAATTCCCGCACAGACCAATGCGATTCGCCTGGTCGCCACGGTCGACGCGCTCACCGACAAGCAGTGGATCGCGGTCACCCCGCCCAGGCTCCCCCGCCTGGCCACCTTGGATTCGGTGGTCGGCCACTCCGAGCCGGTCCTGACGGATTTCCATGTGGGACTTGCCTTCCCCTGCCAGCATCCGCTGGATCACAAGGACGGTGTGGCGGAGCTCCCCGGTTGGCGCATCACGCCCGACAAACTCAACTCACAGGTCTCCAGCTCCTGGGAGGACGATTCCGGCGGCGGCCCACTGGGCTGGATCAACCTGGTATTGCAGCCTCGCATCGTCCCGGCCTATCTCGAGAACGATTGGACACGGGACTGGGGCGAACTCCAGCGCTTCCAGTTCGCCGCCAATGCCCGTGCACCACAGGCGGATATCGGCGTCACGGTCGAAAATCGTTGGGGCTGGACCGATGACGACCCCATCAAGGTCAAGTAG